The genomic segment AATGTCGAGAACTCATAAGTTTAGTGATTGGACTTATTTTTATTATTGATAAGGATTTTTTGCATTAAAGATGTGAAGTAATTAAAAATAGCTAGTATAAAACCTAGCTATTTTGACTCATTCTTCTCTCGTTTTTCTGTCTCTTTTATATTTAAAATGACAAATTTATAACTTAAAAATAGGGATAAAATCCATAAAAAAAGAAAAAATAGTGCTGATGTCATCTAAAACTCCTTAATAAGCATGATGGTCATTTTTTATCTCATCAGCTGTTATTTTTTTACTATCCATTGATCTCCAAACAACAAAAATATACCCCAATACAAATGGTATAAGCAAACTAACATAAAACATAGTATTTAAAGTATAATGGCTAGAACTAGCATTTTTTATAGTAAGCGAACTTTGCAAATCATAAAAAGATGGATAAAATGCTGTATTGTTTAAACCAGTCGCTAAAAATAGCGCGGTTACAGCCATAACAACACCAAATCCATAATACACAACAGCATAGATACTTTTTGTAAATGCACCTTTAAATATACCATAAAGTGTCAAAAAAATACCAATAACGAGCATGGCAAAAACAGCTGGCATATTTAAAAGATTGATAAAATATTTGTATTTAACCATAGAAATCACACCATCTTGTGAGTATTCAAAACCATCTTTTAAAAATACCCAAGCCAAAAATACTAAAAATATAGGTAAAAATATAAGCGTGTTTTTTAAAACTGCCTTTCTAGCATTTAGCCTTATCTCATCATCGTTTATATTATTTATAAGGTATAAACACCCCCCTATCCTTGCAAGAAAAAACAAAGAGAGTCCAAGAGTATAAAGCATTGGATTACTAAATGCTTCAAGCCCACGCATAGAACTTTGCCACTGGACAAAATTATGATCGTTTAAGCTAAAACTACTACCCGAAAAAAATGTAGCAACTGCCACTCCTATAAGTATGACACCCAAAGATCCATTTATAAAAAGAAAAATTTCATATGTCTTTGTGCCTAAAAAATTATCCGGTTTTTTACGGTATTCATAGCTTACAGCTTGAATAATAAAACAAAAAAGTATTCCAAGCCAAACCCAATATGCTCCACCAAAACTAGTTGAATAAAAAAGTGGAAAAGCTGCAAAACAAGCACCACCAAATAAAACAAGAGTAGTAAATGTAAGCTCCCATTTTCGCCCTACTGAGTTTATTATCATATCTTTTTGCAAGTCATCTTTTGCAAGCGTAAAAACTAATGTTTGTCCACCTTGAACAAACATCATAAAAACAAGTAATCCACCAAGTAAACTTACCAAAAACCACCAATAAATTTGTAAAAATTCTAACCCTATCATAATCAAAATCCTAACTTTATCTGTTTTAGCATAATTTTTATTTCAGCTATCAAAAGCACTGTAAACAATACAGCAAAAGCAAAAAATGATATCTTCACATTTACATCAGATAAATTTGTAGCACCTACACTAGTTGGCATAAGATCTTGAACAACCCAAGGCTGCCTACCAACTTCAGCCACAATCCAACCTGCCTCAGCCGCTATATAACCAAGTGGAATACTCAAAACACATATCCAAAGAAGTTTTTTAAATTTAGTTATATCGTTTGCCATACATAAATAAGTAATAACTAAAAACAAAAATATAAAAAAGCTTCCCAAAGCAACCATTATATGAAAACTATAAAACGTAGTAGCAACAGGCGGTATAGCCTCTGTTGGATCTTTTAAGTAACCATATCCAAGGTATTTGATATTTTCATCAAGGGTTGATTTTGCATTACTCATAGCATCAAGATCTTGATTTTTTTTAGCTTCTTTATACTCTCTTAAAGCATTTACGGCAATTTTACCTTTATCAATTTTAGATATTATACTCTCAACCCCGTGTTCTTCATTTCCATAAATCAAATCATCTATACCCGCAACAAATGCCTTATAATCCCTTTGTCCAAGCAAAGAAAGCAAATAAGGAACTTCTATATCAAAAACGAAAGGTTTTTTCTTATCGCCAGGTTGTTTGTTTGTATCAAGCAATCCAAATGCAACTAATCCTTGTCTTTGATTTCCTTCATAAAGCCCTTCCATAGCTGCTAGTTTCATTGGCTGAACTTGTGTTACTTGATATGCACTTTCATCTCCACTAAATAACAAAAATAAAGAGGTTATAAGACCAAAAGAGGTAGCTACTATCATAGATTTTTTAGCCATTATGATATTTTTACCTTTTAGTATAAACCAAGCTGATATTCCTATAACAAACAAAGCTGATATTGTATAACCACTAGTTACTGTATGTAAAAATTTTATAAAACCAACAGGACTAAGCGCAACTTCAAGAAAACTTTGCATTTCCATTCTTGCTGTATCTGGGTTAAATTGCATGCCTATTGGGTATTGCATCCAACCATTTGCTATCAAAATCCACATAGCACTAAGATTTGATCCTATAGCAACTAACCAAGTTGATATAAGATGAAATTTCTTACTTACCCTATCCCATCCAAAAAACATAACAGCAAAAAATGTGCTTTCAAGAAAAAATGCAACAATGCCTTCTATAGCCAAAGGAGCTCCAAAAATATCTCCAACAAACCAACTATAATTTGCCCAATTTGTCCCAAACTCAAACTCCATAATAATACCTGTTGCAACACCTATTGCAAAGTTTATACCAAAAAGCTTAAGCCAAAATTTAGTTATTCTAAGCCACTCTTCACTACCTGTTTTTATATAAATACTCTCCATTATAGCAACAATAAAACTAAGACCCAAAGTTAATGGAACAAACAAAAAATGATATATTGAAGTAAGAGCAAACTGAGCCCTAGACCAATCAACAGAACCTAATTCAGCCATTTTATTCCTTTGTTAGATTTAAAAGCACGAAATCGCTTTTTTCTTCATTTGATTTAAATTTAGAATTTAAAGTATTATTAAACACAAAAACTTTAAGAACACCGAACATAATCACAAGTTTGATTATTATGATAAGCCAAAGCTTTCTTCCAAGCTTCATATTCTTAAAGCCATCAATATAAAATTTAAAAAAATTAGTTATATATTTCTTATACATTTAAGTGAAATTTTATAATAATAAAACTTAAACATTTATTTCATCTGCACTAAAAATTTTAAACCAACAAAGTATGCATTTATGATATTAAATAATTAATCATATTTAAAATTTTAAAAAGATATAATTTGTTTATAAAAAATAATAGATGAAGGAAAACTTATGTCAAAGCAAACAAAGTATATTTTTGTGACAGGCGGGGTTCTAAGCTCACTTGGCAAAGGCATAGCGGCTGCTAGTATTGGAACACTGCTTAAAAACGCTAACTTAAAAGTAAGTATTTTAAAGGCTGACCCATACATAAATGTAGACCCTGGCACAATGAGTCCGCTCGAACACGGAGAGGTTTTTGTAACAGATGATGGAGCTGAAACAGACCTTGATTTGGGACATTATGAGCGTTTTTTAGATGAGAGCTTAAGTCAAAACAATAACTTTACAACAGGAAGGGTTTATAGCGCTGTTATAGAAAAAGAAAGAAGAGGCGATTATCTTGGTAAGACTATTCAGGTTATACCGCATATAGTTGGTGAAATAGTTGATAGGATCAAAAAAGCCGGAGAAGGTAAAGATATACTTATAGTAGAAATCGGCGGAACGGTAGGAGATATAGAAGGGCTTCCTTTTTTAGAAGCAATTAGGGCTTTAAGAACCGAAGTTGGCAGAAAAAATGCGATGAATATTCACCTTACTTTGGTGCCTTTTATAAAAGTTGCCGGCGAACTAAAAACAAAGCCTACTCAACATAGTGTTGGTGAACTTCGCCGTATAGGCATAACGCCTGATATGATTATCTGCAGAAGCGAAATGCCTTTAAATCGTGAGTTAAAAGATAAAATAGCTCTTAGTTGCGGGGTAGAGAAAAACTGTGTAATAGAAAGTGCTGATAGCACTAGTATATATCAAATTCCGCTATCATTTTTAAAACAGGATATACTTACCCCGATAGCTGAGACGCTAGAACTTGGAAAATTAACACCTGATATGCAAAACTGGGATAGCTTAGTAAAAAGAATCTTAGCTCCAACAGGAGAGACAACAATAGCATTTGTTGGAAAATATATTGACTTAAAAGAAAGCTACAAAAGTCTTACAGAAAGCATTATACATGCTGGTGCAAACCTAGACGCAAAAATAAACCTAAAATGGGTGGATAGCGAAAAAGTAGAAAAAGACAATGTCAATGAAATTTTAAAAGATGTAGATGGTGTGTTAGTTGCTGGTGGTTTTGGGGAACGGGGAGTAAGTGGCAAAATACTAGCTATACAATTTGCTAGAGAGAACAAAAAACCGTATCTTGGAATTTGTCTTGGTATGCAACTAGCATTGATTGAATTTGCTAGAAATGTTTTGAAGCTACAAGATGCAAACTCAATTGAGTTTAATGAAAACTGCGAAAATCCTATAATCTATCTAATAGATAGCTTTATTGATGCGCACGGAAAAGAGCAAATAAGAACACACAAAAGCCCACTAGGTGGCA from the Campylobacter pinnipediorum subsp. pinnipediorum genome contains:
- a CDS encoding cytochrome d ubiquinol oxidase subunit II — protein: MLIMIGLEFLQIYWWFLVSLLGGLLVFMMFVQGGQTLVFTLAKDDLQKDMIINSVGRKWELTFTTLVLFGGACFAAFPLFYSTSFGGAYWVWLGILFCFIIQAVSYEYRKKPDNFLGTKTYEIFLFINGSLGVILIGVAVATFFSGSSFSLNDHNFVQWQSSMRGLEAFSNPMLYTLGLSLFFLARIGGCLYLINNINDDEIRLNARKAVLKNTLIFLPIFLVFLAWVFLKDGFEYSQDGVISMVKYKYFINLLNMPAVFAMLVIGIFLTLYGIFKGAFTKSIYAVVYYGFGVVMAVTALFLATGLNNTAFYPSFYDLQSSLTIKNASSSHYTLNTMFYVSLLIPFVLGYIFVVWRSMDSKKITADEIKNDHHAY
- a CDS encoding cytochrome ubiquinol oxidase subunit I, whose translation is MAELGSVDWSRAQFALTSIYHFLFVPLTLGLSFIVAIMESIYIKTGSEEWLRITKFWLKLFGINFAIGVATGIIMEFEFGTNWANYSWFVGDIFGAPLAIEGIVAFFLESTFFAVMFFGWDRVSKKFHLISTWLVAIGSNLSAMWILIANGWMQYPIGMQFNPDTARMEMQSFLEVALSPVGFIKFLHTVTSGYTISALFVIGISAWFILKGKNIIMAKKSMIVATSFGLITSLFLLFSGDESAYQVTQVQPMKLAAMEGLYEGNQRQGLVAFGLLDTNKQPGDKKKPFVFDIEVPYLLSLLGQRDYKAFVAGIDDLIYGNEEHGVESIISKIDKGKIAVNALREYKEAKKNQDLDAMSNAKSTLDENIKYLGYGYLKDPTEAIPPVATTFYSFHIMVALGSFFIFLFLVITYLCMANDITKFKKLLWICVLSIPLGYIAAEAGWIVAEVGRQPWVVQDLMPTSVGATNLSDVNVKISFFAFAVLFTVLLIAEIKIMLKQIKLGF
- a CDS encoding DUF4492 domain-containing protein yields the protein MYKKYITNFFKFYIDGFKNMKLGRKLWLIIIIKLVIMFGVLKVFVFNNTLNSKFKSNEEKSDFVLLNLTKE
- a CDS encoding CTP synthase, whose protein sequence is MSKQTKYIFVTGGVLSSLGKGIAAASIGTLLKNANLKVSILKADPYINVDPGTMSPLEHGEVFVTDDGAETDLDLGHYERFLDESLSQNNNFTTGRVYSAVIEKERRGDYLGKTIQVIPHIVGEIVDRIKKAGEGKDILIVEIGGTVGDIEGLPFLEAIRALRTEVGRKNAMNIHLTLVPFIKVAGELKTKPTQHSVGELRRIGITPDMIICRSEMPLNRELKDKIALSCGVEKNCVIESADSTSIYQIPLSFLKQDILTPIAETLELGKLTPDMQNWDSLVKRILAPTGETTIAFVGKYIDLKESYKSLTESIIHAGANLDAKINLKWVDSEKVEKDNVNEILKDVDGVLVAGGFGERGVSGKILAIQFARENKKPYLGICLGMQLALIEFARNVLKLQDANSIEFNENCENPIIYLIDSFIDAHGKEQIRTHKSPLGGTMRLGAYECNVKPNSILSKIYSNQKVIKERHRHRYEANPKYKESFEKNGLMISGTSNGLIETVELKDHPFFIGVQFHPEFTSRLTKPNPTILGFIKSSIENAK